The Nitrospira sp. genome contains a region encoding:
- a CDS encoding WbqC family protein, with translation MASSKIVAIHQPNFFPWLGYFNKLARADVFIVLDNVQFPKTGGTWMNRVRLLMNGEPDWISMPVVRSYHGTRLIHEMKINNSIPWRKKLLKTINLSYGRAPFHDEVVPLLSTLMGNSTDDLREFNLDALRVVGTAIGLDPGKLILGSTLDVKGEATDLLIAMVQAVGGTAYLCGGGAGGYQEDEKFAVAGIQLIYQSFAHPTYSQVGSEQFCAGLSVIDVAMNCGFKGVRRLIVPTLT, from the coding sequence ATGGCAAGTAGCAAGATCGTTGCTATCCATCAGCCCAACTTCTTCCCATGGCTTGGGTATTTCAATAAACTTGCCAGAGCGGATGTGTTTATTGTGCTGGACAACGTGCAGTTCCCGAAGACCGGCGGAACCTGGATGAACCGGGTGAGGTTACTCATGAACGGGGAGCCGGATTGGATTTCGATGCCCGTTGTCCGGTCGTATCATGGGACACGTCTGATCCACGAGATGAAGATTAACAATAGTATTCCATGGCGCAAGAAGTTGCTGAAGACCATCAATTTGTCATACGGACGCGCTCCCTTTCATGATGAAGTGGTGCCTCTTCTCAGCACACTGATGGGAAATTCCACTGATGACCTTCGAGAGTTCAACCTGGACGCGTTGCGTGTTGTGGGAACGGCTATCGGCCTGGATCCTGGAAAGCTGATTCTTGGATCTACACTCGATGTCAAAGGAGAGGCTACGGATTTGCTGATTGCCATGGTACAAGCCGTCGGCGGCACCGCATATCTTTGCGGTGGTGGTGCAGGAGGGTATCAAGAAGATGAGAAATTCGCCGTCGCGGGCATACAGCTCATCTATCAAAGCTTCGCGCATCCGACCTATTCTCAGGTCGGCAGTGAGCAATTTTGTGCCGGTCTGTCGGTCATTGATGTTGCGATGAATTGTGGATTCAAGGGAGTTCGACGATTGATTGTTCCAACTCTTACCTAG
- a CDS encoding ABC transporter permease, with protein sequence MLGFEARDLSLIFGFARNHLREKHIGSILGSSWSVLQPLLMLAVYTFVFGFVFKVKFPGAETTFGYTVWLLSGFGPWMGFTEAVMASAVSITSATGLIKNVAFKTEVLPIAAGLTGTLPIVVSLCFLGVLLVIDGNTPSWHVLLLPLVVVSQFLLVASVGIPLSAITVFFRDLTYALPNLLMIVLFMSPIFYPVESMPHVFQTVSAFNPIYILVEAYRSILLYHQPPNLLGLGYVSILGIVLTALMLRMFRRVKGYFESVL encoded by the coding sequence ATGCTTGGATTTGAGGCGCGCGATCTTTCACTGATATTCGGGTTCGCCAGGAATCATCTCCGAGAGAAGCATATCGGTTCGATATTGGGAAGTTCCTGGAGCGTGTTGCAGCCTCTTCTCATGCTGGCTGTCTATACATTTGTGTTTGGTTTTGTCTTTAAAGTGAAGTTCCCGGGTGCTGAGACAACGTTTGGCTATACGGTATGGCTTCTTAGCGGATTTGGGCCTTGGATGGGTTTCACTGAAGCGGTCATGGCGTCCGCTGTCTCAATCACATCGGCTACGGGCCTTATAAAGAACGTTGCGTTCAAAACAGAAGTGCTGCCGATTGCAGCGGGATTGACCGGAACTCTTCCGATTGTCGTGAGTCTATGTTTTCTCGGCGTGTTGCTGGTCATCGATGGTAATACGCCGTCTTGGCATGTCCTGTTGCTCCCGCTCGTCGTCGTAAGCCAGTTTCTTTTGGTCGCATCCGTCGGTATTCCTTTGTCTGCAATCACCGTGTTTTTTAGGGATCTCACGTATGCATTGCCGAATCTATTGATGATTGTGCTCTTCATGTCTCCGATTTTCTATCCTGTGGAGAGTATGCCGCACGTTTTTCAAACGGTGTCAGCCTTTAACCCCATTTATATTTTGGTGGAGGCATACCGCTCGATTTTACTTTATCACCAGCCTCCTAATTTATTGGGCCTGGGGTATGTCTCGATTCTCGGAATAGTGCTGACTGCTCTTATGCTTCGAATGTTTCGCAGGGTTAAAGGGTATTTCGAATCTGTTCTATAA
- a CDS encoding NAD-dependent epimerase/dehydratase family protein, whose product MDIVLAGATGFIGSHVRKLLSARHRVIALTREEFPVAERGVEWLCADLSETCQSVQLPPRADAIVYLAQSRHYRKFPDEAWPIFNLNIRALMVMLEYARHCGAKRFFYASSANVYKRSHRRITEASDLQPTTFYARSKLIAEMIIESYAQYFHCDVFRLFTVYGLGQQHMLIPSLVDRVRQSQPIEIRGRRGLRLTPIYVTDVSAAIQAALERESPPSGFEVFNVGGDEALSIYDLGQVIGKALKIRPKFNFVGGARESGWMADSSKLTRTFGLRGFVGFQDGITRVLHG is encoded by the coding sequence ATGGATATCGTCTTGGCGGGGGCAACCGGCTTCATCGGCAGCCATGTTCGGAAGTTGTTGTCTGCGCGACATCGGGTGATCGCTCTTACACGGGAAGAATTCCCTGTAGCGGAACGAGGGGTTGAGTGGCTTTGTGCGGACCTTTCGGAAACGTGCCAGAGTGTTCAGTTGCCACCGAGAGCAGATGCCATCGTGTATCTGGCTCAATCTCGGCACTACCGTAAGTTTCCGGACGAAGCATGGCCGATCTTTAACCTGAATATCAGAGCGCTTATGGTGATGCTGGAATACGCGAGACACTGCGGGGCGAAGCGGTTTTTTTATGCCTCGAGTGCCAATGTGTACAAGCGAAGCCATCGACGCATTACAGAAGCGTCGGATCTTCAACCGACGACCTTTTATGCTCGGTCGAAGCTCATCGCCGAGATGATCATCGAATCCTACGCGCAATATTTCCACTGCGATGTATTTCGGCTCTTCACGGTGTACGGGCTCGGTCAACAACACATGTTAATTCCTTCCCTGGTCGATCGTGTGCGTCAATCGCAACCGATTGAGATCCGTGGGAGACGAGGGCTTCGGCTAACCCCCATATACGTGACCGACGTGAGTGCAGCCATCCAGGCTGCGCTGGAGAGAGAAAGTCCGCCGAGTGGTTTTGAGGTGTTCAATGTGGGCGGAGACGAGGCCCTCAGCATCTACGATTTGGGGCAAGTTATCGGAAAAGCCCTCAAGATACGTCCCAAGTTCAATTTTGTCGGCGGTGCACGGGAATCCGGATGGATGGCTGACAGTTCAAAGCTGACGCGAACATTCGGGCTGCGGGGGTTTGTTGGATTTCAGGATGGAATCACCCGAGTTTTGCATGGCTAG
- the asnB gene encoding asparagine synthase (glutamine-hydrolyzing): MCGITGIFNLNGDAVSPVALRKMTDVIAHRGPDGEGFFVDRFIGLGHRRLAIIDLTSAGQQPMATLDDRYILTYNGEIYNFRELRAELEQCGHRFRSRTDTEVLLHAYAEWGEKALDRLNGMFAFAVWDRQRQELFLARDRYGIKPLYYTLQDNAFLFGSEAKAILAHPSYRCEMDKEALLEYFTFQNFFTDRTLFANIRLLPAGCTLRLSIGMRRLGPVSRYWDYEFVEPERAGDEREYLEELDRLFCQAVRRQLVSDVDVGAYLSGGMDSGSITAIAAKQLPYLKTFTCGFDLHSASGLELSFDEREKAEFMSYLFKTEHYEMVLKAGDMERILPKLTQHLEEPRVGQSYPNFYMAQLAGKFVKVVLSGGGGDELFGGYPWRYYRAVINNDFEDYVDKYYLYWQRLIPNKDIKEVFTPIHRDVQHVWTRDIFRDVFTKHAPTLTRPEDYINHSLYFEAKTFLHGLLVLDDKLSMAHGLETRVPFLDNDLVEFAMNLPVHLKLGNLSHVIRQDENDVGDKSARYFSKTKDGKLLLRKAMERYIPLEVTDGAKQGFSAPDASWFKGESIEYVRRKVLSERARIYEFLDRKAVERLVTEHLEGRQNRRLLIWSLLNVENWCEQFL, from the coding sequence ATGTGTGGGATCACAGGGATCTTCAATTTGAACGGGGACGCGGTCTCACCAGTCGCACTGCGCAAGATGACTGATGTCATTGCGCACCGTGGGCCGGACGGAGAAGGGTTTTTTGTCGACCGCTTCATCGGTTTAGGACACCGGCGTTTGGCTATTATCGATCTGACATCGGCTGGCCAGCAACCAATGGCTACACTGGATGACCGATACATCCTCACTTATAACGGCGAAATCTATAACTTCCGGGAGCTTCGTGCCGAGTTGGAGCAGTGCGGTCATCGGTTTCGCTCTCGGACGGACACAGAAGTTCTCCTCCATGCGTATGCTGAATGGGGAGAAAAGGCGCTTGATCGTTTAAACGGGATGTTCGCATTCGCCGTTTGGGACCGTCAGCGACAGGAGCTTTTTCTCGCGCGCGACCGCTACGGCATCAAACCGCTGTACTATACGCTTCAAGACAATGCCTTTCTCTTCGGGTCGGAAGCAAAAGCGATTCTTGCCCATCCATCGTACCGGTGCGAAATGGACAAGGAAGCTCTGCTCGAGTATTTCACCTTCCAAAATTTTTTCACCGACCGGACCCTGTTTGCAAATATACGGTTACTGCCGGCCGGCTGCACGCTCCGACTTTCAATCGGGATGCGACGACTCGGCCCTGTGAGTCGATATTGGGACTATGAATTTGTCGAGCCGGAACGCGCGGGAGATGAGCGGGAGTATCTGGAAGAACTTGACCGATTGTTTTGCCAGGCAGTCCGTCGCCAACTGGTCAGCGACGTGGACGTCGGCGCCTATTTGAGTGGAGGGATGGATTCGGGTTCGATTACCGCCATAGCCGCAAAGCAGCTTCCGTATTTGAAAACCTTCACGTGCGGCTTTGATCTCCATTCGGCTTCCGGCCTTGAGTTGAGTTTTGATGAGAGGGAAAAGGCCGAATTTATGTCCTATCTCTTTAAGACCGAGCACTATGAAATGGTGCTGAAGGCCGGCGACATGGAACGTATCCTCCCCAAGCTTACCCAGCATCTTGAAGAGCCGCGTGTCGGTCAAAGTTATCCTAACTTCTACATGGCCCAATTAGCCGGCAAGTTTGTGAAGGTCGTGTTGTCCGGTGGAGGAGGCGACGAGTTATTCGGTGGGTATCCATGGCGTTATTATCGAGCCGTCATCAATAATGACTTTGAAGATTATGTCGATAAGTATTACTTATACTGGCAACGCTTAATTCCTAATAAGGACATCAAGGAGGTATTTACTCCCATCCACCGCGATGTCCAACATGTATGGACCCGCGACATCTTCCGCGATGTCTTCACAAAACATGCTCCTACACTGACCCGCCCTGAAGATTACATCAACCATTCGCTGTATTTTGAAGCGAAGACCTTCCTGCACGGCCTTCTCGTCTTAGATGATAAGTTGAGCATGGCCCACGGACTCGAAACGCGCGTTCCATTTTTAGATAATGATCTGGTCGAATTTGCGATGAACCTGCCCGTTCATTTGAAACTGGGCAACTTGTCGCACGTTATTCGTCAGGATGAGAATGACGTTGGCGACAAATCTGCGAGGTACTTTAGTAAGACCAAGGACGGTAAACTGCTGTTGAGGAAGGCGATGGAGCGGTATATCCCTTTGGAAGTCACCGACGGAGCCAAACAAGGATTCTCCGCGCCAGATGCCTCCTGGTTTAAGGGAGAAAGTATCGAATACGTCCGGCGAAAAGTGTTGAGCGAACGCGCAAGAATCTATGAATTTCTTGATCGAAAGGCGGTGGAGCGTTTGGTGACAGAGCATCTGGAAGGGAGGCAGAACCGGCGATTGCTGATCTGGTCCTTGCTGAATGTCGAGAATTGGTGTGAGCAGTTTCTTTAA
- a CDS encoding GNAT family N-acetyltransferase: MFKWINHREEVLLNAPYKPVSETQHQTWFESIQQRSDLVVFGIRVRKNDKLIGSCQLHGIHPIHRTAELQIRVGDASARNSGNGTEAIHLLLNFAFKDLNLHRVHLHVFATNTMAIRAYEKVGFVREGMLRKAAHVDGTYVDIVLMALLREEYGK, from the coding sequence ATGTTCAAATGGATCAACCATCGCGAAGAAGTGCTTCTCAATGCGCCGTACAAACCTGTAAGTGAGACACAGCACCAGACTTGGTTTGAGTCTATCCAACAGCGCAGTGATCTGGTTGTTTTTGGCATTCGCGTACGAAAGAACGATAAGTTGATTGGCTCATGCCAACTGCACGGAATTCATCCCATACATCGCACCGCTGAGCTACAAATTCGGGTTGGTGATGCGTCGGCGAGGAACAGCGGCAATGGGACTGAGGCGATACATTTGCTTCTCAATTTCGCATTCAAGGACTTGAACTTACACCGAGTTCATCTCCATGTGTTTGCGACGAATACGATGGCGATCCGTGCCTATGAGAAGGTCGGCTTTGTTCGTGAAGGCATGCTTCGAAAGGCTGCACACGTTGATGGTACCTATGTGGATATTGTCTTAATGGCACTCCTAAGAGAGGAGTATGGCAAGTAG
- a CDS encoding class I SAM-dependent methyltransferase, which translates to MRISQAGKIFACSRCKFDLFIGDQDQRIACPSCLAEFVKDTLVWNFIPQENEISLPIWRAWQAVQDNGVASYQADPDHNLSVGKREDCKRFADFCNYHGMVLDVGCGPQPWPAYFDADEKVFFIGVDPLAGTQPSGYLTMKALAEYLPFRDRVFDHVLFSTTLDHFVDPVESLREAVRVCKPSGEIDVWLGEKKPGAPTPVSSPEWYTRLKKPELAEDVFHIKRLNSDEFRAIAKKVGVHIVQAEAHPIDAYRTSYFYRLKTSAD; encoded by the coding sequence GTGCGAATAAGTCAAGCCGGAAAGATTTTTGCCTGTTCGAGATGCAAATTCGACCTGTTCATTGGCGATCAAGATCAACGAATCGCTTGCCCGTCGTGTCTGGCAGAATTTGTCAAGGATACGCTCGTCTGGAACTTCATTCCTCAGGAGAACGAGATTTCTTTGCCAATCTGGAGAGCATGGCAGGCCGTTCAAGATAACGGGGTCGCTAGTTATCAGGCGGACCCCGACCACAATTTGTCAGTGGGGAAACGGGAAGATTGCAAGCGGTTCGCCGACTTTTGCAACTATCACGGGATGGTCCTTGATGTCGGGTGCGGGCCTCAGCCTTGGCCGGCATACTTTGACGCAGACGAGAAAGTGTTTTTCATAGGGGTCGATCCGCTCGCAGGAACACAACCGAGTGGATATCTGACTATGAAAGCCTTGGCTGAATATCTTCCATTCCGCGACCGGGTATTCGATCACGTCCTGTTCAGCACGACTCTGGATCATTTCGTCGACCCGGTGGAATCGCTGAGAGAGGCTGTGCGCGTATGCAAGCCCTCGGGTGAAATCGACGTGTGGTTAGGTGAAAAAAAGCCGGGAGCGCCTACCCCGGTGAGTTCGCCTGAGTGGTATACACGTCTAAAGAAGCCAGAACTAGCTGAAGATGTGTTCCACATTAAACGACTCAACTCCGATGAATTCCGCGCGATTGCGAAGAAGGTAGGTGTGCATATTGTGCAAGCCGAAGCCCATCCGATCGATGCATATCGCACAAGTTATTTCTATAGACTAAAGACCAGCGCTGATTGA
- a CDS encoding ABC transporter ATP-binding protein, translating to MPHIEVQNVVKAFPLGIVDSLVTFGKIICDIPLEGSAPAAKTAVNGVSLSIGSGERVGIIGQNGAGKSTLLHLIAGIASPTSGRVLVKGHVTSVLTLGVGIREELSGRENIYVDGELQGKARSETDLVIGDIIEFAELGEFIDRPVRTYSTGMKARLAFSMIAFIDPEILLIDEALSVGDVAFSKKATRRIREICARGRIVVVVSHGLDAISEMCTRCIWMESGRIRLDGSPLEVIQAYKKWVQEIGEKEAVAKYHRHIREESYEEGWGISKLECFRNGEPWAKPLRIGESVSLRWCVHRPCGIQDFDMQLLIERLDGLLLIDERLECEGWQFAGDKVEQEVEIPTVLAQGVYRAQVGILREQVKLASRSLVFEITDPDPPKGGRPALLSSYTITAH from the coding sequence ATGCCTCACATTGAGGTTCAAAATGTTGTGAAAGCATTCCCTCTTGGGATTGTGGATTCTCTGGTCACGTTTGGAAAGATTATTTGTGACATACCGTTGGAAGGAAGTGCACCGGCAGCAAAGACGGCAGTGAATGGGGTATCGCTCAGCATCGGATCAGGAGAGAGGGTTGGTATCATCGGTCAGAATGGCGCGGGTAAATCGACTCTCCTGCATTTGATCGCCGGGATCGCCAGTCCTACATCCGGCAGGGTCTTAGTGAAAGGACATGTCACGTCTGTGCTGACTCTAGGAGTCGGCATTCGAGAGGAACTCAGCGGGCGCGAAAATATCTATGTAGATGGAGAGCTGCAAGGTAAAGCCCGAAGCGAGACCGATCTCGTAATTGGAGACATTATCGAGTTCGCAGAGCTTGGGGAGTTTATCGATCGACCGGTGCGCACTTATTCGACCGGCATGAAGGCACGATTGGCGTTTTCAATGATTGCGTTCATCGACCCCGAGATTTTGTTGATCGACGAAGCACTTTCCGTGGGCGATGTCGCGTTTTCGAAGAAAGCAACTAGGCGAATTAGAGAGATCTGTGCGAGAGGGCGGATCGTAGTTGTCGTGTCGCATGGGCTAGATGCCATCAGCGAAATGTGCACAAGATGCATTTGGATGGAATCCGGACGTATCCGTCTGGATGGAAGTCCTCTCGAAGTCATCCAAGCGTACAAGAAATGGGTGCAAGAAATCGGAGAGAAAGAGGCCGTTGCAAAATATCATCGTCACATTAGGGAAGAGTCGTATGAAGAAGGGTGGGGTATAAGCAAACTTGAATGCTTCCGAAATGGTGAACCCTGGGCGAAACCTTTGCGTATCGGTGAGAGTGTTTCATTGCGTTGGTGCGTTCACCGGCCTTGTGGGATTCAAGATTTCGACATGCAGTTGTTGATCGAACGGCTTGACGGATTACTTCTCATTGACGAACGTTTGGAATGCGAAGGGTGGCAGTTCGCGGGCGACAAAGTCGAGCAGGAAGTTGAGATCCCGACCGTATTGGCTCAAGGAGTCTATAGAGCGCAGGTGGGGATTCTGCGTGAACAGGTAAAACTTGCCAGTCGCTCCTTGGTATTCGAGATCACCGATCCGGATCCCCCTAAGGGAGGAAGACCGGCGTTGCTCTCTTCATACACAATCACGGCGCACTAA
- a CDS encoding ABC transporter ATP-binding protein, which translates to MLSKVEQDLQRDSFPNIENVTDIVIECHNVCKRFQLVDAGDAWRIILGIEKIQKQFEALSDISLLVPKGKIVGVLGYNGAGKSTLLRILGRVYKPTSGVVYVNGEIAGLFELGGLSNRFLTGREYALRMLEYFGAEGGSVQALLADIREFSELNEHFERPISTYSSGMAARLYFATATALEKEIYLIDEVLSVGDEYFQAKCWKRIRERLTRGASGVLVTHDWSAVIKLCERSYVLDRGRITISGPSDEVIAQYLRLDAPPLNIARFGHMERSFQAETGQDLELTIPIEVFESANIEFAFSIEFLRLGFGWEILILSNYHSVTDAPGLRTIALRISRFPLTPNRYSLNLFLRKWNDDRTGVVVCDRRTWTSGNGLELNVKGSKEAALVRVPLKPRMVSKYASH; encoded by the coding sequence ATGCTAAGTAAGGTCGAGCAAGATCTTCAAAGAGACAGCTTCCCCAATATCGAAAATGTCACCGACATCGTGATTGAATGTCATAACGTCTGCAAGCGTTTCCAGCTTGTTGATGCAGGAGATGCGTGGCGGATCATTTTGGGAATAGAGAAGATTCAAAAGCAATTCGAAGCTCTCAGCGACATATCTCTTCTGGTTCCAAAAGGCAAAATTGTGGGTGTCCTCGGCTACAACGGAGCCGGCAAGAGCACGTTACTGCGAATATTAGGAAGAGTATATAAGCCGACGTCGGGAGTGGTTTATGTCAATGGGGAAATCGCCGGACTGTTTGAACTCGGAGGATTGAGCAATCGTTTTCTGACCGGTCGAGAGTACGCGCTTCGAATGTTGGAGTATTTTGGAGCTGAAGGAGGAAGCGTTCAGGCACTTTTGGCTGACATACGGGAATTTTCAGAATTGAATGAGCACTTTGAACGACCCATCAGTACGTATTCATCTGGGATGGCGGCGAGGTTGTATTTCGCGACTGCTACGGCTCTCGAGAAGGAGATCTACCTCATAGACGAAGTATTGTCCGTCGGGGACGAGTATTTCCAAGCGAAATGCTGGAAACGGATCCGGGAACGCCTCACACGTGGGGCGTCCGGTGTCCTGGTAACACATGATTGGTCCGCCGTCATCAAGCTTTGCGAGAGGTCCTATGTTCTTGATCGCGGGAGAATTACGATTTCTGGACCTTCCGATGAGGTGATCGCGCAATACCTTAGGCTGGATGCACCTCCTCTGAATATCGCGCGATTCGGCCATATGGAAAGGTCGTTTCAAGCTGAGACTGGACAGGATCTTGAACTGACTATTCCCATTGAAGTGTTCGAATCCGCGAACATTGAATTTGCGTTTTCCATCGAATTTCTCAGACTGGGATTCGGTTGGGAGATTCTCATATTGTCTAATTACCATTCGGTGACTGATGCGCCTGGTCTCCGAACGATTGCGCTTCGAATTTCTCGATTCCCATTGACTCCCAATCGGTACAGTCTGAATTTGTTTCTTCGCAAATGGAATGATGATCGTACGGGAGTAGTGGTCTGCGATCGACGTACATGGACGAGTGGAAATGGTCTTGAACTGAATGTCAAGGGATCGAAAGAGGCTGCTCTAGTTCGAGTACCGTTGAAGCCGAGGATGGTCAGTAAATATGCCTCACATTGA
- a CDS encoding GDP-mannose 4,6-dehydratase — translation MDLKGKKVLVIGGAGLIGSHAVDELVNEDVAEIRIYDNFVRGKQENLYEALKDPRVKIYDAGGDICQTDILDSAMNGMDGVFHFAALWLLQCHEYPRSAFEVNVRGTFNVLEACVANKVQRLVYSSSASVYGDAVEEPMTEDHPFNNQNFYGATKICGEAMARAFYHRYALNVVGLRYMNVYGPRQDYRGAYIAVIMKMLDAIDRGEGPTILGNGSEAFDFVAVADCGRANICAMKADTTDRFYNVGTGKRTSLKELAEMVIRLTDCNQPIRYAPRSQATLVRNRIGSPKRAKEELGFEAKIELQEGLAKLIAWRAAHQEEVAARREAAAS, via the coding sequence ATGGATCTGAAGGGAAAAAAGGTTTTGGTCATCGGTGGAGCAGGACTCATCGGATCACATGCCGTTGATGAGCTGGTCAATGAAGATGTCGCTGAGATCAGAATTTACGATAACTTTGTTCGAGGCAAGCAAGAGAATCTGTATGAGGCACTGAAGGACCCCCGTGTGAAGATCTACGACGCCGGTGGAGATATCTGCCAAACTGACATTCTAGATTCGGCGATGAACGGCATGGACGGCGTCTTCCACTTCGCGGCCTTGTGGTTGCTTCAATGCCATGAATATCCTCGATCGGCGTTTGAGGTAAATGTGCGAGGCACTTTCAATGTTCTTGAGGCCTGTGTCGCAAACAAGGTTCAGCGACTCGTCTATTCGTCCTCCGCGTCTGTGTATGGCGATGCCGTCGAAGAACCGATGACAGAAGATCATCCGTTCAACAACCAGAACTTCTATGGCGCAACCAAGATCTGTGGAGAGGCCATGGCGCGTGCTTTTTACCACCGATATGCGCTGAACGTCGTGGGTCTTCGGTATATGAACGTGTATGGCCCGAGGCAAGATTATCGCGGAGCGTATATTGCGGTGATCATGAAGATGCTCGACGCCATTGATCGTGGAGAGGGCCCGACCATTTTAGGCAACGGCAGTGAGGCCTTCGATTTTGTTGCAGTTGCCGACTGCGGACGTGCCAATATCTGCGCGATGAAAGCTGATACGACTGATCGGTTCTACAATGTAGGTACCGGCAAACGGACTTCGCTAAAAGAGTTGGCTGAGATGGTGATCAGACTTACTGACTGCAATCAGCCAATCAGGTATGCACCGCGGAGCCAGGCGACGCTGGTTCGCAACCGAATCGGCAGTCCAAAGCGGGCCAAAGAGGAACTCGGCTTTGAGGCGAAAATCGAGCTGCAAGAAGGCCTTGCCAAATTGATTGCCTGGCGTGCAGCGCATCAAGAAGAAGTCGCTGCTCGGCGGGAGGCGGCTGCAAGCTAG